A genomic stretch from Persephonella sp. includes:
- a CDS encoding PIN domain-containing protein, whose product MKVKVMVDTNVLIYFLTDIETEHKEKIKKLFEQENKYQFVITTRILDELIFKLIIIQSGKNFKYLKDNKDVLKKYSSTIDIVKNFFKEFSFKIYEIKEKHYWKLKNVIDKYGLIGNDALTFIVMKENNLKYIATTDKDFEHIPAVNVLTNL is encoded by the coding sequence TTGAAAGTTAAAGTAATGGTCGACACAAACGTTTTAATTTACTTTTTAACAGACATAGAGACTGAACACAAAGAAAAAATAAAAAAGCTTTTTGAACAAGAAAACAAATACCAGTTTGTAATAACTACACGGATATTAGATGAGCTTATTTTCAAACTAATTATCATTCAGAGCGGGAAAAATTTCAAATATTTAAAAGATAACAAAGACGTTTTGAAAAAATACAGTTCTACAATAGACATTGTAAAAAACTTTTTCAAAGAGTTTAGTTTTAAAATCTACGAGATAAAAGAAAAACACTACTGGAAATTAAAGAATGTTATTGACAAATATGGATTGATAGGTAATGATGCCCTGACTTTTATTGTAATGAAGGAGAATAACCTGAAATACATTGCGACTACAGATAAAGATTTTGAACACATTCCCGCAGTAAACGTCCTAACTAATCTTTAA